A window from Taeniopygia guttata chromosome 10, bTaeGut7.mat, whole genome shotgun sequence encodes these proteins:
- the RAB11A gene encoding ras-related protein Rab-11A → MGTRDDEYDYLFKVVLIGDSGVGKSNLLSRFTRNEFNLESKSTIGVEFATRSIQVDGKTIKAQIWDTAGQERYRAITSAYYRGAVGALLVYDIAKHLTYENVERWLKELRDHADSNIVIMLVGNKSDLRHLRAVPTDEARAFAEKNGLSFIETSALDSTNVEAAFQTILTEIYRIVSQKQMSDRRENDMSPSNNVVPIHVPPTTENKPKMQCCQNI, encoded by the exons ATGGGCACCCGCGACGACGAGTACGATTATCTCTTCAAAG TTGTACTTATTGGAGACTCTGGAGTAGGCAAGAGCAACCTTCTGTCTCGATTCACTCGCAATGAGTTTAACTTGGAAAGCAAAAGCACCATTGGAGTGGAGTTTGCAACGAGGAGCATCCAGGTGGATGGGAAGACAATAAAGGCTCAGATCTGGGACACAGCGGGGCAGGAGCGATACCGAGCCATCACCTCAGC gTACTACCGTGGAGCCGTGGGGGCACTGCTGGTGTACGACATCGCCAAGCACCTCACCTACGAGAACGTGGAGCGGTGGCTGAAGGAGCTGCGGGACCACGCTGACAGCAACATCGTCATCATGCTCGTGGGCAACAAGAGCGACCTGCGCCAcctcagggctgtccccacCGACGAGGCCAGAGCTTTCGCAG AGAAGAATGGTTTGTCATTTATTGAGACGTCTGCTTTAGACTCTACAAATGTGGAAGCAGCTTTCCAGACTATTCTGACAG aGATCTATCGGATTGTTTCCCAGAAGCAGATGTCTGACAGACGTGAGAATGACATGTCCCCAAGCAACAACGTGGTTCCCATCCACGTCCCTCCAACCactgaaaacaaaccaaagatGCAGTGCTGTCAGAATATATAA